The Rhopalosiphum maidis isolate BTI-1 chromosome 1, ASM367621v3, whole genome shotgun sequence genome has a segment encoding these proteins:
- the LOC113553666 gene encoding uncharacterized protein LOC113553666, protein MTVKISVFSIVLIAAYACADVYQPSTLSISMPYMPYYPVDVPAYNDYKKSIYTLNQALANICFNAQGAYDYYSLYKDQPGLNLELKENKVRFEKALKHFDDKMNEYRQALLNYKLLLGYKSQVPVSLDDNINIDPELLM, encoded by the exons atgacggttaaaatttcagttttttctATCGTTCTg atTGCGGCCTATGCCTGCGCTGATGTCTACCAGCCATCAACATTATCAATATCAATGCCATATATGCCCTACTATCCAGTGGATGTACCTGCCTACAATGATTACAAGAAAAGTATATACACTCTAAACCAAGCTTTGGCCAACATATGTTTTAATGCTCAAGGTGCATACGACTATTATTCGTTATACAAAGACCAGCCAGGCCTTAACCTAGAACTAAAAGAAAACAAAGTAAGATTCGAAAAAGCTCTAAAACACTTTGATGACAAGATGAATGAATACCGTCAAGCATTATTGAACTACAAATTGTTATTAGGATATAAAAGCCAAGTGCCTGTATCATTAGATGACAACATTAACATCGACCctgaattattaatgtaa